A stretch of Salvelinus alpinus chromosome 4, SLU_Salpinus.1, whole genome shotgun sequence DNA encodes these proteins:
- the lrit3a gene encoding leucine-rich repeat, immunoglobulin-like domain and transmembrane domain-containing protein 3a, which translates to MHLLLYAYVFLCCFSVAHSFCPSQCTCVYHGRSDGTGTRSVLCNDPDMSDIPVNVPVDTVKLRVEKTGVRRIPTEAFYYLNDLRYLWITYNSISSVDAAAFYNLKVLHELRLDGNLISTFPWESLKEMPSLRTLDLHNNRLTSVAMEAIPYLVNITYLDISSNKLTTLSSDLVDIWPPFNGMHVYSSLSQKVVLGLQDNPWICDCRISKLIELSKMSDTSVVLMDQFLSCSGPENLAGVMFQRAELDQCLKPSVMMSATKITALLGSNVLLRCDATGYPTPTLIWTTSDGSPVNNTVVQESPGEGVRWSIISLNGISHKDDGEYSCKAKNFAGNAEAAISLSVAGYVATIMPPQKSNGEAGGNSPSTTSSAPSTDFPNSPSTLITTTTPATTTLPPVPTKKKLMPSNVQQKAPPKPSKIQQGSDRMLAADQSKKKDASKSVQDLEIVEETADSAVLLWTADGLTSDAPLTVVYSTYDDEDDSKRTMDTDARSGKVLLEGLTSGMRYQVCLVAKGSAAGIDPCINFFTLDIVEDDAENQLLMIISGIACAVALPVIGLLVYKILSLYCQSSVPGLDDELSKDTYVKFETLSMKQRTLNANPSELWAHRQTEESQERMLLFSRSSIDSQITYRSDSSRSEFLC; encoded by the exons ATGCATCTTCTTCTCTACGCCTATGTCTTCCTGTGCTGCTTCAGTGTggcccattcattctgtccttccCAGTGTACCTGTGTTTACCATGGACGGAGTGATGGAACGGGGACCAG ATCTGTGCTGTGTAATGACCCAGACATGTCCGACATCCCCGTAAATGTCCCTGTGGATACGGTCAAACTGCGGGTAGAGAAGACAGGTGTGAGGCGCATCCCCACCGAGGCCTTCTACTACCTGAACGACCTGCGCTACCTGTGGATCACCTACAACTCTATCTCCTCTGTGGACGCCGCTGCCTTCTACAACCTCAAGGTCCTCCACGAACTGCGGCTGGATGGGAACCTGATCTCCACCTTCCCCTGGGAGTCCCTAAAGGAGATGCCTAGTCTGAGGACGCTGGATCTTCACAACAACCGCTTGACCAGCGTTGCCATGGAGGCTATCCCGTACCTGGTCAACATAACCTACCTGGATATCTCCAGCAACAAGTTGACCACCCTGTCTTCGGACCTCGTGGATATCTGGCCGCCGTTCAATGGAATGCACGTCTACTCCAGCTTGTCCCAGAAAGTGGTGCTCG GTCTTCAGGACAACCCGTGGATCTGCGACTGCAGGATCTCCAAGCTGATCGAGCTCTCCAAAATGTCTGACACATCAGTGGTACTAATGGATCAGTTCCTGTCTTGCAGTGGGCCTGAGAACCTGGCCGGGGTTATGTTCCAAAGGGCGGAGCTGGACCAATGTCTCAAGCCGTCTGTCATGATGTCAGCCACCAAGATTACAGCCTTGTTGGGCAGCAATGTGCTTCTGCGCTGTGATGCCACGGGTTACCCCACACCTACCCTAATCTGGACCACTTCAGATGGCTCACCTGTCAACAACACAG TTGTCCAGGAGTCTCCGGGAGAAGGTGTCCGATGGTCCATCATCAGCCTAAATGGGATCTCGCACAAAGACGACGGGGAGTACAGCTGCAAGGCTAAGAACTTCGCCGGTAATGCAGAGGCTGCCATCAGCCTGTCTGTGGCAGGTTATGTCGCTACAATCATGCCCCCACAGAAGTCCAATGGAGAGGCTGGAGGGAATAGCCCATCCACAACATCCTCTGCTCCGTCAACTGACTTCCCCAACTCCCCTAGCACCCTGATTACTACCACcaccccagccacgaccacactGCCACCCGTTCCCACCAAGAAGAAACTCATGCCCAGCAATGTGCAGCAGAAAGCCCCACCCAAACCATCCAAGATCCAGCAAGGCAGCGACAGGATGCTGGCGGCGGATCAGAGCAAAAAGAAGGACGCTTCCAAGTCCGTCCAAGATCTCGAGATCGTGGAGGAAACGGCGGACAGCGCGGTTCTACTCTGGACGGCAGACGGTTTGACGAGCGATGCCCCTCTCACCGTTGTGTACTCTACTTACGACGATGAGGATGACTCCAAAAGGACAATGGATACCGATGCCAGGAGTGGCAAGGTCCTCCTCGAAGGCTTAACTTCTGGAATGAGGTACCAGGTTTGTCTGGTTGCCAAGGGAAGTGCGGCAGGGATAGACCCCTGCATCAACTTCTTCACCCTGGACATTGTTGAGGACGATGCCGAGAACCAGCTGCTGATGATCATCAGCGGCATTGCCTGCGCCGTGGCTTTACCTGTCATCGGTCTGCTGGTTTACAAGATCCTCTCACTCTACTGCCAGAGCAGTGTGCCAGGTTTGGACGACGAGCTGTCTAAAGACACATATGTGAAGTTCGAAACACTGTCGATGAAGCAGAGGACCTTGAACGCTAATCCCAGTGAATTGTGGGCCCACAGGCAGACCGAGGAGTCCCAAGAGAGGATGCTCCTCTTCTCCAGGTCCAGCATTGACTCACAAATAACATACAGGAGTGACAGTTCCAGGTCAGAATTTCTGTGCTAG